A section of the Epinephelus moara isolate mb chromosome 3, YSFRI_EMoa_1.0, whole genome shotgun sequence genome encodes:
- the taf1 gene encoding transcription initiation factor TFIID subunit 1 isoform X2: MSDSDSDEDQDRPFSITGFLFGNINEDGQLEDDSVLDNESKKHLAGLGNLGLGSLITEITANDEDDQEDSRDSGSVDAEGWVKSTEDAVDYSDISEVAEDETKKYRQAMGSLQPSRKTDDEDDYDADCEDIDSKLMPPPPPPSLPTAAKKEEPSSQSTNAGEEGDGIILPSIIAPSSTADKVDFSSSSDSESETDRPCQGLGSGGPPDRLTLPLAGIMQKDAAKALPGVTELFPEFRPGRVLRFLRLFGPGKNMPSVWRSARRKKKRKHRDPQPGTPPPEGEPTEQSLEKKSGWLYEYAAPPPPEQCLSDDEITMMAPVESKFSQTCGDGDKEAESRPKVAEWRYGPAQLWYDMLGVSEDGSNFTYGFKLKDEHTSEPQPQDMPKEITETAHEFERLDGDDNDDNEDEDKDRSALENEVFLMVTQLKWEDDIIWNGEDVKHKGTKTQRASLAGWLPSSMTRNANAYNAQQGLTRSNSQLVPPTPPPMPKASSISGSKREKNSHDNQASHEEDSPWFSIFPIDNEELVYGRWEDNIIWDDQEMDHLLMPPVLTLDPNDENIILEIPNEKEEMTSHSPSKENKKETAIKKSRILLGKTGVIKDEPQQNMSQPEVKDPWNLSNDEFYYPKQQGLRGTFGGNIIQHSIPALELRQPFFPTHMGPMKLRQFHRPTLKKYSFGALAQPGPHPAQPLLKHIKKKAKMREQERQASGGGDMFFMRTPQDLTGKDGDLILAEYSEEYPPLIMQVGLATKIKNYYKRKPGKDPGAPDCKYGETVYCHTSPFLGSLHPGQLLQAFENNLFRAPIYLHKMPETDFLVLRTRHGLYIREIVDIFVVGQQCPLFEVPGPNSKRANTHIRDFLQVFIYRLFWKSKDRPRRIRMEDIKKAFPSHSESSIRKRLKLCADFKRTGMDSNWWVLKPDFRLPTEEEIRAMVSPEQCCAYYSMLVAEQRLKDAGYGEKSFFAPEEENEEDFQMKIDDEVRTAPWNTTRAFISAMKGKCLLEVTGVADPTGCGEGFSYVKVPNKPTQQKDDKEPQPAKKTVTGTDADLRRLSLKNAKQLLRKFGVPEEEIKKLSRWEVIDVVRTMSTEQARSGEGPMSKFARGSRFSVAEHQERYKEECQRIFDLQNKVLESTEVLSTDTDSSSAEDSDFEEMGKNIENMLQNKKTSSQLSREREEQERKELQRMLMGEESDRDHKGRKERRKGLSSSLSTSSHKDDDTSSVTSLNSSATGRRLKIYRTFRDEDGKEYVRCETVRKASVIDAYTRIRTTKDDEFIRKFALFDEQHREEMRKERRRIQEQLRRLKRNQEKDKIKGPPEKKAKKVKERPDLKLKCGACGAIGHMRTNKFCPLYYQTNAPPSNPVAMTEEQEEELEKTVIHNDNEELIKVEGTKIVLGKQLIESADEVRRKSLVLKFPKQQLPPKKKRRVGNAVHCDYLNKPHKAIHRRRTDPMVTLSSVLESIINDMRDHPNTYPFHTPVNAKVVKDYYKIITRPMDLQTLRENVRKRMYPSREEFREAVEVIVKNSATYNGAKHPITQVAQSMLDLCDTKLKEKEDRLVRLEKAINPLLDDDDQVAFSFILDNIVTQKMMVVPDSWPFHHPVNKKFVPDYYKVIVNPMDLESIRKNISKHKYQNRDAFLSDVSLIHANSIKYNGPDSPYTKTALDIVNVCKQTLAEYDEHLTQLEKDISTAKEAALDAADLECLDPMTPGPYTPQGRHSRRPGEEESDVDIEGFEEEDDGKPKTPAPAEDADGDLEDEDDEEDILLPPRRRLHDQEDEEEEDDDGLSNRPAQASVLYQDLLMSDGEDDASEEEGDNPFSSIQLSESGSDSDREVDVRPAPPRRAQDTARMGMEQDESMMSYEGDGPDEPHMEDSNVSYGSYEETESRSQMQASSMGNGEDYGISEEEEEDEEDEARRRGPAVLSQVQLSEDEESEEFRSIGGDSDMDSDN, translated from the exons GTTGGGTGAAAAGCACAGAAGATGCAGTTGATTATTCGGACATCAGTGAGGTTGCTGAGGATGAGACAAAGAAGTACCGTCAGGCCATGGGGTCTTTGCAGCCCAGCAGGAAAACAG ATGATGAGGATGACTATGATGCTGACTGCGAGGATATTGATTCTAAACTTATGCCTCCTCCGCCACCACCGAGTCTACCCACCGCTGCTAAGAAAGAGGAACCCTCCTCTCAGAGCACAAATG CTGGGGAAGAGGGTGATGGCATCATCCTGCCCTCCATCATTGCGCCATCATCTACGGCTGATAAGGTTGACTTCAGCAGCTCCTCAGACTCAGAGTCAGAAACTGACCGTCCTTGCCAGGGCTTGGGGTCTGGAGGCCCCCCAGATAGGCTCACCCTCCCTCTTGCTGGTATCATGCAGAAAGATGCTGCCAAAGCCCTGCCAGGTGTCACAGAGCTTTTCCCCGAGTTCAGGCCTGGAAGG GTGCTCAGGTTCTTACGGCTGTTTGGTCCGGGAAAGAACATGCCATCAGTTTGGAGGAGTGCCCGCAGAAAGAAGAAGCGGAAGCATAGAGACCCTCAGCCTGGGACTCCTCCTCCGGAAGGAGAGCCCACAGAGCAGAGCCTGGAGAAGAAATCTGGATGGCTTTACGAGTACGCGGCCCCTCCACCCCCAGAGCAGTGTTTGTCTGATGATGAG ATAACCATGATGGCTCCAGTAGAATCTAAGTTCTCACAAACTTGTGGCGATGGGGACAAGGAGGCAGAGTCTCGACCGAAAGTAGCAGAATGGAGATATGGTCCAGCACAGCTCTGGTACGACATGCTAGGAGTCTCTGAGGATGGAAGCAACTTCACCTATGGCTTCAAGCTAAAAGACGAGCACACCAGTGAACCTCAGCCGCAGGACATGCCTAAAGAAATAACAGAGACTGCACATGAG TTTGAGAGGCTGGACGGCGACGACAATGATGATAATGAGGATGAAGATAAGGACAGATCCGCCCTCGAGAATGAAGTCTTCCTGATGGTCACTCAACTGAAATGGGAGGATGATATTATCTGGAATGGAGAGGACGTAAAACACAAGGGCACAAAGACTCAGCGAGCCAGTTTGGCAGGATGGCTGCCATCTAGCATGACCCGCAATGCAAATGCTTATAACGCACAGCAGG GTCTGACGAGAAGCAATTCCCAGTTGGTGCCACCTACACCTCCACCTATGCCCAAAGCTTCTTCAATCTCTGGCTCTAAGCGGGAAAAAAACAGCCACGATAATCAAG CCTCTCACGAAGAAGACTCTCCCTGGTTCTCGATTTTCCCCATTGACAACGAGGAGTTGGTGTATGGACGCTGGGAAGATAACATTATCTGGGATGACCAGGAGATGGATCACTTGCTCATGCCACCTGTTCTTACACTGGATCCCAATGATGAAAATATCATCCTAG AAATTCCCAATGAAAAGGAGGAGATGACTTCCCACTCCCCATCAAAAGAGAACAAGAAGGAAACGGCAATCAAGAAGAGCCGCATCCTGCTGGGGAAGACCGGCGTGATAAAAGATGAGCCACAGCAG AACATGTCCCAGCCCGAAGTGAAGGACCCCTGGAACCTCTCCAATGATGAGTTCTATTATCCTAAACAGCAGGGGCTGAGGGGAACATTCGGTGGCAACATTATTCAG CACTCCATCCCTGCACTGGAGCTCAGGCAACCTTTCTTCCCCACTCACATGGGGCCCATGAAGCTGCGCCAGTTTCATCGACCGACTCTGAAGAAGTACTCATTTGGAGCTTTGGCTCAACCAGGTCCCCATCCTGCCCAGCCTCTGCTCAAACACATCAAGAAGAAGGCCAAG ATGCGAGAGCAGGAGCGTCAGGCGTCAGGTGGAGGAGACATGTTCTTCATGCGAACTCCGCAGGACTTGACAGGCAAAGATGGAGATCTGATCCTGGCAGAGTACAGCGAAGAATACCCCCCTCTCATTATGCAAGTTGGCTTGGCCACCAAGATCAAAAACTACTACAAAAGG AAACCTGGAAAAGATCCTGGAGCACCTGACTGTAAATATGGAGAGACCGTGTACTGCCACACGTCCCCGTTCCTGGGTTCTCTTCATCCTGGACAGCTGCTCCAG GCATTTGAAAACAACCTTTTCCGTGCTCCAATCTACCTGCACAAGATGCCAGAGACCGATTTCTTGGTTCTGCGAACGCGACATGGCCTCTACATTAGAGAgattgtggacatttttgtagTTGGTCAGCAGTGCCCCTTGTTTGAGGTTCCAGGGCCCAACTCCAAACGAGCCAATACTCACATCAGAGACTTCCTACAG GTGTTCATTTACCGCTTGTTCTGGAAGAGCAAGGACCGGCCCCGCAGAATCCGCATGGAAGATATAAAGAAAGCTTTTCCCTCACACTCAGAGAGCAGCATCAGGAAACGGCTAAAACTGTGTGCTGACTTCAAACGTACAG GGATGGATTCTAACTGGTGGGTGCTGAAGCCTGACTTCAGACTGCCTACAGAGGAGGAGATCAGGGCCATGGTGTCTCCAGAGCAGTGCTGCGCTTACTATAGCATGCTGGTGGCAGAGCAGAGGCTCAAG GATGCTGGGTATGGCGAGAAATCCTTCTTTGCTCCAGAGGAGGAGAATGAAGAGGACTTTCAAATGAAGATTGATGATGAG GTGCGGACAGCTCCTTGGAACACAACAAGAGCCTTCATTTCTGCCATGAAGGGGAAATGCCTGTTGGAAGTTACAGGTGTGGCTGATCCTACTGGCTGCGGAGAGGGTTTCTCTTACGTCAAAGTGCCCAACAAGCCCACACAACAGAAG GATGACAAAGAGCCGCAGCCTGCTAAGAAGACTGTGACGGGGACAGACGCTGACCTGAGGAGACTCTCACTAAAGAATGCCAAGCAACTGCTGCGCAAGTTTGGTGTTCCAGAGGAAGAG ATCAAGAAGCTCTCACGTTGGGAGGTGATTGACGTGGTCAGAACCATGTCCACAGAACAGGCACGCTCAGGCGAGGGACCCATGAGCAAGTTTGCCAGAGGCTCTCGTTTCTCTGTTGCTGAGCACCAGGAGCGCTACAAGGAGGAGTGCCAGAGGATCTTTGACCTGCAGAACAA AGTGTTAGAGTCGACAGAGGTGCTctccacagacacagacagcagcTCAGCAGAGGACAGTGACTTTGAGGAGATGGGGAAGAACATTGAGAACATGCTCCAGAACAAGAAGACCAGCTCCCAGCTTTCCCGCGAGAgggaggagcaggagaggaaggagCTGCAGAGGATGCTGATGGGCGAGGAGAGCGATCGCGACCACAAGGGACGCAAGGAGAGGCGCAAAGGCTTGT CCAGCTCCCTATCCACCAGCTCCCATAAAGACGACGACACGTCCTCCGTCACCAGCCTAAACTCCTCAGCCACAGGACGGCGACTCAAAATCTATCGCACCTTCAGGGATGAGGACGGCAAAGAGTATGTCCGCTGCGAGACGGTGCGCAAGGCTTCCGTCATTGACGCCTACACCAGGATCAGAACCACCAAGGATGATGAATTCAT ACGAAAGTTTGCCCTCTTCGAtgagcagcacagagaggagatgaggaaggAGCGCCGGCGTATTcaagagcagctgaggaggcTGAAGAGAAACCAAGAGAAAGACAAGATCAAAGGACCTCCAGAGAAGAAGGCCAAGAAGGTCAAAGAGAGACCAGACCTCAAG TTAAAGTGCGGCGCATGTGGAGCCATCGGACACATGAGGACCAACAAGTTCTGCCCGCTGTACTATCAGACCAACGCCCCGCCTTCTAACCCAGTTGCCATGACAGAGGAGcaagaggaggagctggaaaagaCTGTCATCCACAATGACAACGAGGAACTGATAAAGGTGGAGGGCACCAAGATTGTGCTGGGCAAACAGCTCATTGAGAG TGCTGATGAGGTCCGCAGAAAGTCTTTAGTGCTCAAGTTCCCCAAGCAACAGCTCCCGCCGAAGAAGAAGAGACGCGTAGGCAACGCTGTGCACTGTGACTACCTCAAT AAACCCCACAAGGCCATTCACCGCAGACGTACTGACCCCATGGTGACCTTGTCTTCTGTGCTAGAGAGCATCATCAATGACATGCGGGATCACCCCAAT ACATATCCATTCCACACACCAGTCAATGCCAAGGTTGTGAAGGACTACTATAAGATCATCACACGGCCTATGGATCTGCAGACGCTGAGGGAGAATGTTCGTAAACGAATGTACCCATCAAGAGAGGAGTTCCGTGAAGCAGTGGAAGTCATCGTCAAAAACAGCGCAACTTACAATG GGGCAAAACATCCAATAACACAGGTAGCACAGTCCATGCTGGACCTGTGCGATACTAAACTTAAAGAG aaGGAGGACAGGCTGGTGAGGCTGGAGAAAGCCATCAACCCCTTgctggatgatgatgatcagGTGGCCTTCTCCTTCATCCTGGACAACATTGTAACCCAGAAGATGATGGTGGTTCCTGAC TCATGGCCGTTTCACCATCCTGTCAACAAAAAGTTTGTGCCTGATTATTATAAAGTGATCGTAAACCCAATGGATCTGGAGAGCATCCGCAAG AACATCTCTAAACACAAATACCAGAACCGAGATGCGTTCCTTTCAGACGTCAGTCTCATCCATGCCAACAGTATCAAGTACAATG GCCCAGACAGTCCTTACACCAAGACAGCCCTGGACATTGTCAATGTGTGCAAGCAAACCTTGGCAGAG TATGATGAGCACTTGACCCAGTTGGAGAAGGACATCTCTACTGCCAAAGAGGCGGCTCTAGATGCAGCAGACTTGGAGTGTTTGGACCCAATGACACCAGGACCATACACACCGCAG GGTCGCCACAGCAGAAGACCCGGGGAGGAAGAGTCAGatgtggacattgaaggctttgaggaggaagatgatggcaAACCTAAGACTCCTGCTCCT GCAGAGGATGCAGATGGAGATCTCGAGGacgaagatgatgaagaggacaTACTGCTGCCGCCTCGCAGACGGCTGCACGAccaggaggatgaggaggaggaggacgatgaCGGACTTTCAAACCGCCCAGCCCAAGCCAGTGTGCTGTACCAGGACCTGCTCATGTCTGACGGAGAAGATGATGCGAGCGAAGAGGAGGGCGACAACCCTTTCTCCT CCATACAGCTGTCAGAGAGTGGTAGCGACTCTGACAGAGAAGTGGATGTGCGTCCCGCCCCTCCACGGAGAGCTCAAGACACAGCTCGCATGGGCATGGAGCAAGACGAGAGCATGATGTCATATGAAGGGGACGGGCCTGATGAGCCACACATGGAAGACAGCAATGTCAG cTATGGCAGCTAcgaggagacagagagcaggagtCAGATGCAGGCCTCCAGCATGGGAAACGGAGAAGACTATGGCATCagcgaagaggaggaggaagatgaagaagatgaagCACGGAGAAGAGGCCCAGCTGTGCTCTCCCAGGTCCAGCTCAGTGAAGACGAGGAGAGTGAAGAATTCAGATCTATAGGAGGAGACAGCGACATGGACTCTGACAACTAG